A portion of the Streptomyces erythrochromogenes genome contains these proteins:
- a CDS encoding FkbM family methyltransferase, which yields MPNPWDLPDELPTDLPVSRCELPDGRVLSAVQEAEAHTLWEEISSAAPYRKAAEGLRPGEAVIDVGAHIGLASLLFGGLAPESRVLAFEPAPKAYTCLEDNLARLLPGATAFRQALGAASGTSELTYRPYVASASTLYDDAEDDARNLEAHLDNIGADERTREVVRRTFNVSQRVTVEVTTLASVMAEHDVDRVGLLKIDVERGELDVLDGIDPACWPRIRRVLLEVHDIDGRLGRVVSRLSGLGFHATVSQWGVYVGGSVHLVLAERD from the coding sequence ATGCCGAATCCGTGGGATCTCCCCGATGAACTGCCCACCGACCTTCCCGTCTCCCGCTGCGAACTGCCCGACGGCCGCGTGCTGTCGGCGGTGCAGGAAGCGGAGGCGCACACCCTCTGGGAGGAGATCAGCAGCGCCGCCCCCTACCGCAAGGCGGCCGAGGGCCTCCGCCCCGGCGAGGCCGTCATCGACGTCGGCGCCCACATCGGGCTGGCGTCCCTGCTCTTCGGCGGGCTGGCCCCCGAGAGCCGCGTGCTCGCCTTCGAACCCGCCCCGAAGGCCTACACCTGTCTGGAGGACAACCTCGCCCGCCTCCTGCCGGGGGCGACCGCGTTCCGGCAGGCGCTGGGGGCCGCGTCGGGTACGTCCGAACTGACCTACCGGCCCTACGTGGCCTCCGCCTCGACCCTGTACGACGACGCCGAGGACGACGCCCGCAACCTCGAAGCGCACCTCGACAACATCGGCGCCGACGAGCGGACCAGGGAGGTCGTGCGGCGCACCTTCAACGTGAGCCAGCGGGTCACGGTCGAGGTGACCACGCTCGCCTCCGTGATGGCGGAGCACGACGTCGACCGGGTGGGCCTGCTCAAGATCGACGTCGAACGCGGTGAACTCGACGTCCTCGACGGCATCGACCCGGCCTGCTGGCCCCGCATCCGGCGGGTCCTCCTCGAGGTCCACGACATCGACGGCCGGCTCGGCCGGGTCGTCTCCCGGCTGTCCGGACTCGGTTTCCACGCCACGGTCTCCCAGTGGGGGGTCTACGTCGGCGGCAGCGTCCACCTGGTGCTGGCGGAGCGGGACTGA
- a CDS encoding NDP-hexose 2,3-dehydratase family protein has product MNRIALPHPSPTALRTLQDRLARSALAEESRVRQPAPFVTWFADARERSGLRVDRVDLDGLENWERDPRTGALRHSSGGFFAIDGLDVRFPSGPVPHWQQPIIHQPEVGVLGLLAKEFDGVLHFLMQAKVEPGNRNHLQLSPTVQATRSNYLRLHKGRAVPYLGYFQERTRHRVVADVLQSEQGAWFYRKRNRNIVIEVTEDIAVEEDFRWMTLGEIHRLLAVEDIVNMDTRTTLSCLPLAGGGLDVLLDTGDGFRDALARSCAGEPGGVHDVDELQSWITEHRAQNDLTTRPVPLVELRDWHSSPERVSHTSGRFFSVIGVNVSAGTREVRGWSQPMLEPHGTGVIAVLVKQIDGVLHILLRASVEPGYVDGVELSPTVQFTPESVPPGAALPRFVDDVLSAPPERTRFACLLSEEGGRFHHALNRYLVVEAEGDAESMEDRDFRWVTLDQLSTLLRHSHYLNVQARTLVACLHSLLAPRRPGGEALGL; this is encoded by the coding sequence GTGAACAGAATCGCCCTCCCGCACCCTTCCCCGACCGCCCTCCGCACGCTCCAGGACCGGCTCGCACGGTCGGCCCTCGCCGAGGAGAGCCGGGTCCGCCAACCGGCCCCGTTCGTCACGTGGTTCGCCGACGCCCGCGAACGGTCGGGCCTCCGGGTCGACCGCGTGGACCTCGACGGCCTCGAGAACTGGGAGCGGGATCCGCGCACCGGGGCGCTGCGGCACTCCAGCGGCGGCTTCTTCGCCATCGACGGGCTGGACGTGCGCTTCCCCTCGGGTCCCGTACCCCACTGGCAGCAGCCGATCATCCACCAGCCGGAGGTCGGCGTACTCGGCCTGCTGGCCAAGGAGTTCGACGGGGTGCTGCATTTCCTCATGCAGGCCAAGGTCGAGCCGGGGAACAGGAACCATCTGCAGCTCTCCCCCACCGTGCAGGCCACCCGCAGCAATTACCTGCGGCTGCACAAAGGGCGCGCCGTCCCCTATCTGGGGTACTTCCAGGAAAGGACGCGGCACCGCGTCGTCGCCGACGTGCTCCAGTCGGAACAGGGCGCCTGGTTCTACCGCAAGCGCAACCGGAACATCGTCATCGAGGTCACCGAGGACATCGCCGTCGAGGAGGACTTCCGCTGGATGACCCTCGGCGAGATCCACCGGCTGCTGGCCGTCGAGGACATCGTCAACATGGACACGCGCACCACGCTGTCCTGCCTGCCCCTGGCCGGCGGAGGCCTCGACGTCCTGCTGGACACCGGCGACGGCTTCCGGGACGCCCTGGCCCGCTCGTGCGCCGGGGAGCCGGGCGGGGTGCACGACGTGGACGAGCTCCAGAGCTGGATCACCGAGCACCGCGCCCAGAACGACCTCACCACCCGCCCGGTACCGCTGGTCGAGCTGCGCGACTGGCACAGCTCGCCGGAGCGGGTCTCCCACACCAGCGGGCGGTTCTTCTCCGTGATCGGGGTGAACGTCTCCGCGGGCACGCGCGAGGTCCGGGGCTGGTCCCAGCCCATGCTGGAGCCGCACGGCACCGGCGTGATCGCCGTGCTGGTCAAGCAGATCGACGGGGTGCTCCACATTCTGCTGCGGGCCAGCGTGGAGCCGGGCTACGTGGACGGGGTCGAGCTCTCACCCACCGTCCAGTTCACCCCCGAGAGCGTCCCGCCGGGCGCGGCCCTGCCCCGCTTCGTCGACGACGTGCTGTCGGCCCCGCCGGAGCGGACCAGGTTCGCCTGCCTGCTGTCCGAGGAGGGCGGCCGTTTCCACCACGCCCTGAACCGGTACCTCGTCGTCGAGGCCGAGGGCGACGCCGAGTCCATGGAGGACCGGGACTTCCGCTGGGTGACCCTGGACCAGCTCAGCACCCTGTTGCGGCACAGCCACTACCTCAACGTGCAGGCCCGCACCCTGGTGGCCTGTCTGCACAGCCTGCTGGCGCCTCGGCGGCCCGGCGGCGAGGCGCTGGGCCTGTGA
- a CDS encoding activator-dependent family glycosyltransferase has translation MRVLFTSIEGNHFQQMVPLAWALRTAGHEVRAACNESLVDTVTQTGLTAVPIQSPTLWEQLDGFQKEAISLFNEIGTSKQDPSKATWEDHLSYENMVVPALYQPLNNDAQIDQLVAAARSWQPDLVVWESFSIAGAVVAVATGAAHARLVSGPELALQMVTRGHFVRHRDRQPEPLREDPTAEWLDWTLERLGSERRFDETMLTGQWVVDTRPASLRQELDLPTVPMRYVPYNGRCVVPGWLNEPVERRRVCITLGTSITSEESERFRLGETLAALFRSLAGLDVEIIAALDPAQRGALPDLPDNIRTTDFVPLNELAPSCSVIVHHAGYQTKATADLHGVPQVVIVGYEWVSEDMGEEYEKSGTTLAVSARDLTAEVLREKILRLLDEPSYTERAGALRDEIRAMPTPNEVVPVLEEMTREHRRRG, from the coding sequence ATGAGAGTCCTGTTCACGTCGATCGAGGGCAACCACTTCCAGCAGATGGTCCCGCTGGCCTGGGCCCTGCGCACCGCGGGCCACGAGGTGCGGGCGGCCTGCAACGAAAGCCTCGTCGACACCGTCACCCAGACCGGCCTGACCGCCGTGCCGATCCAGTCGCCCACCCTCTGGGAGCAGCTCGACGGCTTCCAGAAGGAGGCGATCTCCCTCTTCAACGAGATCGGCACCAGCAAGCAGGACCCCTCCAAAGCGACCTGGGAGGACCACCTCTCCTACGAGAACATGGTCGTCCCCGCGCTCTACCAACCGCTCAACAACGACGCGCAGATCGACCAGCTCGTCGCGGCCGCCCGCAGCTGGCAGCCCGACCTGGTCGTGTGGGAGAGCTTCTCGATCGCCGGGGCCGTCGTCGCCGTCGCGACCGGCGCCGCCCACGCCCGCCTGGTGTCCGGGCCCGAGCTCGCCCTCCAGATGGTCACCCGCGGACACTTCGTACGCCACCGCGACCGGCAGCCCGAGCCGCTGCGCGAGGACCCGACGGCCGAGTGGCTCGACTGGACCCTCGAACGCCTCGGCAGCGAACGGCGGTTCGACGAGACCATGCTGACGGGCCAGTGGGTCGTCGACACCCGGCCCGCGAGCCTGCGCCAGGAGCTCGACCTGCCGACCGTCCCGATGCGCTACGTCCCCTACAACGGGCGCTGCGTGGTGCCCGGCTGGCTCAACGAACCGGTGGAGCGACGCCGGGTGTGCATCACCCTCGGCACGTCCATCACCAGCGAGGAGTCCGAGCGGTTCCGGCTGGGCGAGACCCTCGCGGCCCTCTTCAGGAGCCTGGCCGGACTAGACGTCGAGATCATCGCCGCCCTCGACCCGGCCCAGCGCGGCGCCCTGCCCGACCTGCCGGACAACATCCGCACCACCGACTTCGTCCCGCTCAACGAACTGGCGCCGTCGTGCTCGGTCATCGTGCACCACGCCGGCTACCAGACCAAGGCCACCGCGGACCTGCACGGCGTTCCCCAGGTCGTCATCGTCGGCTACGAGTGGGTGAGCGAGGACATGGGCGAGGAATACGAGAAGTCCGGCACCACCCTGGCCGTCTCCGCCCGCGACCTGACCGCCGAGGTGCTCCGCGAGAAGATCCTGCGGCTGCTCGACGAGCCCTCCTACACCGAACGGGCCGGCGCGCTCCGTGACGAGATCCGCGCCATGCCGACGCCCAACGAGGTCGTGCCGGTCCTCGAGGAGATGACCAGGGAGCACCGGCGCCGCGGATGA
- a CDS encoding cytochrome P450 family protein, translating to MHGTWNRTDIGELGRRLQRAHGEVWLHQVKGDPYADLLRGHAEDPRPGQERIRALGPLWRSTTGAWVTADHRLAGELLGAGWPHRPLADDEAHVPVDDAGLGGDAAHYERLHGYARDAVPPAAVQAVSERVVGALAADFDLVTDLAEAVPTNLLAATLGPAGADRRELARACTAAGVVLDGLLCPQRLDVTRRAVAAVGRLRELLADPAADPEAGPGAGPHEAAVLLATAGVRTAASLIAGSVLAVADHPEEWSRVAEDPGHAALVVAEVLRHDPPVRIHPAVALADVEFAGQHVRAGERVVVLVAAANRDPEVFDDPDRFVTGRPVEALVPALHHRVTLPFARAQAEAVLRALVAARPRPRRSAGHLRSRRSPVTGHLLGCPLTTG from the coding sequence ATGCACGGCACATGGAACCGCACGGACATCGGAGAGCTGGGCAGACGGCTCCAGCGCGCCCACGGGGAGGTGTGGCTGCACCAGGTGAAGGGCGATCCGTACGCCGACCTCCTGCGCGGCCACGCCGAGGACCCCCGTCCGGGCCAGGAGCGGATCCGCGCGCTCGGCCCGCTGTGGCGCAGCACCACGGGCGCCTGGGTGACGGCGGACCACCGGCTCGCCGGGGAACTCCTGGGCGCGGGGTGGCCGCACCGCCCCCTGGCGGACGACGAGGCCCACGTACCGGTGGACGACGCCGGGCTCGGCGGGGACGCCGCGCACTACGAGCGGCTGCACGGGTACGCGCGGGACGCCGTGCCCCCGGCCGCCGTGCAGGCGGTGTCCGAGCGGGTGGTCGGCGCCCTGGCCGCGGACTTCGACCTGGTCACCGACCTCGCGGAGGCCGTTCCCACGAACCTGCTCGCCGCGACCCTCGGGCCGGCCGGCGCGGACCGCCGGGAACTGGCCCGGGCCTGCACCGCCGCCGGGGTCGTCCTCGACGGCCTGCTGTGCCCGCAGCGGCTGGACGTCACCCGGCGGGCGGTGGCCGCCGTCGGCCGGCTGCGCGAGCTCCTCGCCGACCCCGCCGCCGACCCCGAAGCCGGACCGGGGGCCGGCCCGCACGAGGCCGCGGTCCTGCTGGCCACCGCCGGGGTGCGCACCGCGGCGAGCCTGATCGCCGGCTCCGTGCTGGCGGTGGCGGACCACCCCGAGGAGTGGTCGCGCGTCGCCGAAGACCCAGGGCACGCCGCCCTCGTCGTGGCCGAGGTCCTGCGCCACGACCCCCCGGTACGTATCCATCCGGCGGTCGCCCTCGCCGACGTCGAATTCGCCGGACAGCACGTGCGGGCGGGCGAGCGCGTGGTGGTGCTCGTCGCCGCGGCGAACCGCGACCCCGAAGTCTTCGACGATCCCGACCGGTTCGTCACCGGCCGCCCGGTCGAGGCACTGGTCCCGGCCCTCCACCACCGGGTGACCCTGCCGTTCGCCCGCGCCCAGGCCGAAGCGGTCCTGCGCGCACTGGTGGCCGCCCGCCCGCGCCCGCGCCGCTCGGCCGGCCACCTGCGCAGCCGCCGCTCACCCGTCACGGGACACCTGCTCGGCTGCCCGCTCACCACCGGCTGA
- a CDS encoding phytanoyl-CoA dioxygenase family protein → MTARSAPVTADVLTDEARRHYQENGFVRIPEVLTPSEVERFRAASEEVVAQHGPEIWGAGEDEVQVHFVAQAWLKHEALRDLALHPAITGMAKRLAGGPLRLYSTDILLKSGRETLNTLPTLVHDDETGLPLHGIERTLTAWVALVDVPAESGCLSYVPGSHLRDAAHRQVHMTSFAEYRPIADIWPDYDWQPRITVPLKAGDVAFHHCRTVHMAGANLTDNPRMGHGIVYMDDGSTYWPGTEDAHISHMAPGDPLDNEKFPLI, encoded by the coding sequence ATGACGGCCCGAAGCGCCCCGGTCACGGCCGACGTCCTCACCGACGAGGCCCGCCGCCATTACCAGGAGAACGGTTTCGTCCGCATTCCCGAAGTCCTCACCCCCTCCGAGGTCGAGCGGTTCAGGGCCGCCTCCGAGGAAGTGGTCGCCCAGCACGGGCCGGAGATCTGGGGCGCCGGCGAGGACGAGGTGCAGGTGCACTTCGTCGCCCAGGCCTGGCTCAAGCACGAGGCGCTGCGCGACCTCGCGCTGCACCCGGCGATCACCGGCATGGCCAAGCGGCTCGCCGGCGGCCCCTTGCGCCTCTACAGCACCGACATCCTCCTCAAGTCCGGCCGGGAGACCCTGAACACGCTGCCCACGCTCGTCCACGACGACGAGACGGGCCTCCCGCTGCACGGCATCGAGCGGACGCTCACGGCGTGGGTCGCGCTGGTCGACGTACCGGCCGAGAGCGGCTGCCTCAGCTACGTGCCCGGGTCCCACCTGCGCGACGCCGCCCACCGGCAGGTCCACATGACCAGCTTCGCCGAGTACCGGCCCATCGCCGACATCTGGCCGGACTACGACTGGCAGCCGCGGATCACCGTGCCGCTGAAGGCCGGTGACGTCGCCTTCCACCACTGCCGCACCGTCCACATGGCCGGGGCGAACCTGACCGACAACCCCCGGATGGGCCACGGCATCGTCTACATGGACGACGGCAGCACCTACTGGCCCGGCACCGAGGACGCCCACATCTCCCACATGGCCCCCGGGGACCCGCTGGACAACGAGAAGTTCCCCCTCATCTAG
- a CDS encoding DUF418 domain-containing protein has translation MSDGAPRPSGSGATADRALAPDLARGLMLLIVALVHAHMFVSGSAAVIRGYPPVAGSPADAATAGVLTVLADSRSFPMFALLFGYGTGRILASERERGRDGPGARAVLRRRARLLLLFGAVHALLLFAGDVLGAYGLLALVAVGLTGARDRILFTVAGAGVAVGTVLYASMLAAGVSGDPDDTAAAMFLAADPVSDAAYRIGTWVVTTPLFAVMSLGPFLIGAHAARQRVLEEPGRHRVLLRRVAVTGTALSVAGGLPLALVTSGVWTTAPSDVAWGLSALHVLTGYAGGCGLAAAVALLALRLEGRRSRAVTAVAACGRRSMSAYVWQSVVWLVLFAPYTFGLGDRVGVLGSALVALGAWGAGVLLADLLRRRGRRGPAEALLARVTRRAPPAAAAAPEREDAVREVNGPPSP, from the coding sequence ATGAGCGACGGCGCTCCGCGTCCGTCCGGATCGGGGGCGACGGCGGACCGCGCCCTCGCCCCCGATCTCGCCCGGGGCCTGATGCTGCTGATCGTCGCCCTGGTGCACGCGCACATGTTCGTCAGTGGGAGCGCCGCCGTGATCCGGGGGTATCCGCCGGTCGCCGGCTCGCCCGCGGACGCAGCCACGGCGGGGGTGCTCACGGTGCTGGCCGACAGCCGCAGCTTCCCCATGTTCGCCCTGCTGTTCGGCTACGGCACGGGCCGGATCCTCGCAAGCGAGAGGGAACGGGGACGGGACGGACCCGGTGCGCGCGCGGTGCTGCGGCGCCGCGCCCGCCTGCTGCTGCTGTTCGGGGCCGTCCACGCGCTGCTGCTGTTCGCCGGGGACGTACTGGGCGCCTACGGACTGCTCGCCCTGGTCGCCGTCGGCCTGACCGGCGCCCGTGACCGCATCCTGTTCACGGTGGCGGGCGCCGGTGTCGCCGTGGGGACGGTGCTGTACGCGAGCATGCTGGCCGCGGGCGTCTCCGGCGACCCGGACGACACCGCGGCGGCGATGTTCCTCGCCGCCGACCCGGTCTCCGACGCGGCGTACCGCATCGGCACCTGGGTGGTCACCACACCGCTGTTCGCCGTCATGTCGCTCGGCCCGTTCCTCATCGGTGCGCACGCCGCCCGGCAGCGGGTCCTGGAGGAGCCGGGCCGCCACCGGGTCCTGCTGCGCCGGGTGGCGGTGACGGGCACCGCCCTGAGCGTCGCCGGAGGCCTACCGCTGGCGCTGGTCACCTCCGGGGTGTGGACCACCGCACCCTCCGACGTGGCCTGGGGGCTCAGCGCGCTGCACGTGCTGACGGGGTACGCGGGAGGCTGCGGCCTCGCCGCGGCGGTGGCCCTGCTCGCGCTGCGCCTGGAGGGCCGGCGGAGCAGGGCCGTGACCGCCGTCGCCGCGTGCGGCCGGCGGTCGATGAGCGCCTACGTCTGGCAGTCGGTCGTCTGGCTCGTGCTGTTCGCCCCGTACACCTTCGGGCTCGGCGACCGCGTGGGCGTCCTCGGCTCCGCGCTCGTCGCCCTCGGCGCGTGGGGCGCCGGTGTGCTGCTCGCCGACCTGCTGCGCCGAAGGGGGCGGCGCGGGCCCGCCGAGGCGCTGCTGGCCAGGGTCACCCGGCGGGCCCCTCCGGCGGCGGCTGCCGCTCCGGAGCGCGAGGACGCGGTACGCGAGGTCAACGGGCCACCGTCGCCGTGA
- a CDS encoding class I SAM-dependent methyltransferase, with translation MDKTTYKAHVTAAFDRAAGSYDRMGVTFFTPMGRRLVERAAPQPGQRVLDVGCGRGACLFHAAALVGDQGRVLGIDIAPAMIEEARKEAADLGIANVELRVMDGEFPDLPARSFDVVTGSYSLIFFPEARAALPRYAELLADGGRIAFTSPVFDDDAFPFLPPVFTELIPRSLLENLPPQWRPEELQKRFNSWLAQEADLRRALESAGFHEVEITDEPVDLVAPSGEAWVAWSHTQGMRLLWEHLPDDDRERLRVRLTGALDEMRHDGGPLSIETPVRYVTATVAR, from the coding sequence ATGGACAAGACAACCTACAAGGCCCATGTCACGGCCGCCTTCGACCGCGCCGCCGGGTCCTACGACCGGATGGGGGTCACCTTCTTCACCCCCATGGGGCGGCGCCTCGTCGAACGGGCCGCGCCGCAGCCCGGGCAGCGCGTGCTGGACGTCGGCTGCGGGCGGGGGGCGTGCCTCTTCCACGCCGCCGCGCTCGTCGGCGACCAGGGCCGCGTCCTCGGCATCGACATCGCGCCGGCCATGATCGAGGAGGCGCGAAAGGAGGCGGCCGACCTGGGCATCGCCAACGTCGAACTGCGCGTGATGGACGGGGAGTTCCCCGATCTGCCGGCCCGCTCCTTCGACGTCGTCACCGGCAGCTACAGCCTGATCTTCTTCCCGGAGGCCCGGGCCGCCCTGCCGCGCTACGCCGAACTGCTCGCCGACGGCGGGCGCATCGCCTTCACGAGCCCGGTGTTCGACGACGACGCCTTCCCCTTCCTCCCGCCCGTCTTCACCGAGCTCATCCCGCGCTCGCTCCTGGAGAACCTGCCGCCGCAGTGGCGGCCGGAGGAACTCCAGAAGCGCTTCAACAGCTGGCTGGCGCAGGAGGCGGACCTGCGCCGGGCCCTGGAGTCCGCGGGGTTCCACGAGGTGGAGATCACCGACGAACCGGTCGACCTCGTGGCCCCGTCCGGCGAGGCGTGGGTGGCGTGGTCCCACACCCAGGGCATGCGCCTGCTGTGGGAGCACCTGCCCGACGACGACCGGGAGCGGCTGCGGGTCCGGCTCACCGGGGCGCTGGACGAGATGCGCCACGACGGCGGACCCCTGTCGATCGAGACGCCGGTGCGCTACGTCACGGCGACGGTGGCCCGTTGA
- a CDS encoding dTDP-4-dehydrorhamnose 3,5-epimerase family protein, translated as MESRKLSVEGAIEFTPRVFDDERGIFLSPYQESAFSDATGGHTLFRVAQTNHSRSRKGVVRGLHYTLTPPGCAKYVYCARGKTLDIAVDVRVGSPTFGKWDAVLLDTEVFRSVYFPVGVAHGFVALEDDTVVSYLLSGEYVPEHELALSILDPDLALPIPGDIEPVLSERDLAAPTLEKAASDGLLPDYAECLAIDRALRPA; from the coding sequence ATGGAGTCGCGGAAACTCTCCGTCGAGGGCGCAATCGAATTCACCCCGCGCGTGTTCGACGACGAGCGTGGCATATTCCTGTCGCCCTACCAGGAGTCGGCGTTCTCCGACGCCACCGGCGGGCACACGCTCTTCCGCGTGGCCCAGACCAATCACAGTAGGTCACGAAAGGGCGTGGTGCGCGGGCTGCACTACACCCTGACACCGCCGGGCTGTGCCAAGTACGTGTACTGCGCGCGCGGCAAGACGCTCGACATAGCGGTGGACGTCCGGGTCGGCTCGCCCACCTTCGGGAAGTGGGACGCCGTACTGCTGGACACCGAGGTCTTCCGCTCCGTGTACTTCCCGGTCGGCGTGGCCCACGGCTTCGTCGCGCTGGAGGACGACACCGTGGTGTCCTACCTGCTCTCCGGGGAGTACGTCCCGGAGCACGAGCTGGCACTGTCGATCCTCGACCCGGACCTCGCCCTGCCCATTCCCGGCGACATCGAGCCCGTCCTGTCCGAGCGCGACCTCGCGGCGCCCACCCTGGAGAAGGCCGCTTCGGACGGCCTGCTGCCCGACTACGCCGAGTGCCTGGCGATCGACCGCGCCCTGCGCCCGGCCTGA
- the rdmE gene encoding aklavinone 12-hydroxylase RdmE: MATADKEVDVLVVGAGLGGLSTTMFLARLGVPVLMAEKHPTTSIHPRAIGQNPRTMELLRLGGIAEQVQDATDHRGAKGHFTTRVAETVRGEVLGTFEEGFDNLVATTAPCSPMAWALAWQDQLEPLMLDRARRDGAQIRFAAALVSYEQDADGVSALLRDRESGAETTVRARYLVAADGDRSPIREGLGIARRGHGSLSHVVGMIFEADLSGVLTSDASGLYYLRNPAFSGIFIGSDRPERHTFLVEYDPERGESAEDFTPDRCLELIRTGLDAPDLEPKVLDVQRWEMAARIAERWRAGRVFLVGDSAKVVPPTGGLGGNTAIGDGYDLAWKLSAVLTGQAGPGLLDSYEPERGLVARLVMDESMALYASRLAPHLQDRMAEPVGYAEVILGFRYRSDAVLIDDDDPARVESPARPTGRPGFRMPHVWVLRAGERISTVDLFGSGWLLMTGADGAGWTGWARSASRELGVPVEVHGPATGLEDPDGELAERFGIGTGGASLVRPDGIVAWRTATRPDDPAAALRDALTRVLSR, from the coding sequence ATGGCCACAGCTGACAAGGAAGTCGACGTACTGGTAGTGGGCGCGGGCCTGGGAGGCCTGTCCACGACGATGTTCCTCGCCCGCCTGGGCGTGCCGGTGCTCATGGCCGAGAAGCATCCGACGACGTCGATCCACCCCAGAGCGATCGGCCAGAACCCGCGCACCATGGAGCTGCTGCGGCTCGGCGGGATCGCCGAGCAGGTGCAGGACGCCACCGACCACCGCGGTGCCAAGGGCCACTTCACGACCCGGGTCGCCGAGACCGTACGGGGCGAGGTGCTCGGCACCTTCGAAGAGGGCTTCGACAACCTCGTCGCCACGACCGCGCCCTGTTCCCCCATGGCGTGGGCGCTGGCCTGGCAGGACCAGCTGGAGCCCCTGATGCTGGACCGGGCCCGCCGGGACGGGGCGCAGATCCGGTTCGCCGCCGCGCTCGTCTCCTACGAACAGGACGCGGACGGGGTGAGCGCGCTGCTCCGCGACCGCGAGAGCGGCGCGGAGACCACCGTACGGGCGCGCTACCTGGTGGCCGCGGACGGCGACCGCAGCCCCATCAGGGAAGGGCTCGGCATCGCCCGCCGGGGCCACGGCTCGCTGTCCCACGTGGTCGGCATGATCTTCGAAGCCGACCTGTCCGGGGTGCTCACCTCGGACGCGTCCGGGCTGTACTACCTGCGCAACCCCGCCTTCAGCGGCATCTTCATCGGCAGCGACCGACCCGAGCGGCACACCTTCCTGGTCGAGTACGACCCCGAACGCGGAGAGTCCGCCGAGGACTTCACTCCCGACCGCTGCCTCGAACTGATCCGCACCGGCCTGGACGCACCGGACCTGGAGCCCAAGGTGCTGGACGTCCAGCGCTGGGAGATGGCGGCCCGCATCGCCGAACGCTGGCGCGCCGGAAGGGTGTTCCTGGTCGGCGACTCGGCGAAGGTCGTGCCCCCCACCGGCGGGCTCGGCGGCAACACGGCCATCGGCGACGGGTACGACCTGGCTTGGAAGCTGTCCGCCGTACTCACCGGCCAGGCCGGCCCCGGCCTGCTGGACAGCTACGAGCCCGAGCGCGGCCTCGTGGCCCGGCTCGTGATGGACGAGTCCATGGCCCTCTACGCTTCCCGGCTCGCCCCGCACCTGCAGGACCGGATGGCGGAGCCCGTCGGCTATGCCGAGGTGATCCTCGGCTTCCGCTACCGCTCGGACGCCGTCCTCATCGACGACGACGACCCCGCCCGGGTCGAGTCCCCGGCCCGGCCCACCGGAAGGCCCGGCTTCCGGATGCCGCACGTGTGGGTGCTCAGGGCGGGCGAGCGGATCTCCACCGTGGACCTCTTCGGTTCCGGCTGGCTGCTCATGACCGGTGCGGACGGCGCCGGCTGGACCGGCTGGGCCCGCAGCGCGAGCAGGGAACTCGGCGTCCCCGTCGAGGTCCACGGTCCGGCCACCGGTCTCGAGGACCCCGACGGCGAACTCGCAGAACGGTTCGGCATCGGCACCGGCGGCGCCAGCCTCGTCCGGCCCGACGGCATCGTCGCATGGCGCACCGCCACCCGGCCGGACGACCCCGCCGCCGCCCTGCGCGACGCCCTCACCCGGGTCCTGTCCCGCTGA